A genome region from Bacteroidota bacterium includes the following:
- a CDS encoding T9SS type A sorting domain-containing protein encodes TNIPEKTEIFVYTLLGQSISINRTEEYGNTKILDISNLDSGAYFLDICESGKTVGRVLFLKE; translated from the coding sequence ACAAACATTCCTGAAAAAACAGAAATATTTGTTTACACACTACTCGGGCAATCAATTTCAATAAATAGAACAGAAGAATATGGAAATACTAAAATCCTCGATATTTCGAATTTAGATTCTGGAGCATATTTTTTGGATATTTGCGAAAGCGGAAAAACTGTTGGTAGAGTTTTGTTTTTGAAGGAGTAG